A DNA window from Oenanthe melanoleuca isolate GR-GAL-2019-014 chromosome 11, OMel1.0, whole genome shotgun sequence contains the following coding sequences:
- the MBTPS1 gene encoding membrane-bound transcription factor site-1 protease isoform X2, with protein sequence MKPFSSMTMKFANSWLVLFVILLCGKKHFGTRVGNSSHEAHICPGCSRLTLKVEFTSTVVEHEYIVAFNGYFTTKARSKFISSALKNSDIENWRIVPRNNPASDYPSDFEVIQINEKQKDGVLTLEDHPNIKRVTPQKKVFRSLKYSESDPVLPCNETRWTQKWQSSRPLRRASLSLGSGFWHATGRHSSRRLLRAIPRQVAQTLQADVLWQMGYTGAGVRVAVFDTGLSEKHPHFKNVKERTNWTNERTLDDGLGHGTFVAGVIASMRECQGFAPNAELHIFRVFTNNQVSYTSWFLDAFNYAILKKIDVLNLSIGGPDFMDHPFVDKVWELTANNVIMVSAIGNDGPLYGTLNNPADQMDVIGVGGIDFEDNIARFSSRGMTTWELPGGYGRVKPDIVTYGSGVRGSGMKGGCRSLSGTSVASPVVAGAVTLLVSTVQKREMVNPASMKQALIASARRLPGVNMFEQGHGKLDLLRAYQILNSYKPQASLSPSYIDLTECPYMWPYCSQPIYYGGMPTIVNVTILNGMGVTGRIVDKPDWQPYLPQNGDNIEVAFSYSPVLWPWSGYLAISISVAKKAASWEGIAQGHVMITVSSPAENESKNGAEQTSTVKLPIKVKIIPTPPRSKRVLWDQYHNLRYPPGYFPRDNLRMKNDPLDWNGDHIHTNFRDMYQHLRSMGYFVEVLGSPFTCFDASQYGTLLMVDSEEEYFPEEISKLRRDVDNGLSLIVFSDWYNTSVMRKVKFYDENTRQWWMPDTGGANIPALNDLLSVWNMAFSDGLYEGDFTMASHEMNYASGCSIAKFPEDGIVIAQTFKDQGLEVLKQETAVIENVPILGLYQVPSEGGGRIVLYGDSNCLDDSHRQKDCFWLLDSLLQYTSYGVMPPSLSHSESRQRPPSGAGSALPERMEGNHLHRYSKVLEAHLGDPKPRSLPACPHLSWAKPQPLNETAPSNLWKHQKLLSIDLDKVALPSFRQNRPQVRPLSPGESGAWDIPGGIMPGRYNQDVGQTIPVFAFLGAMVVLAFFVVQINKAKSRPKRRKPRVKRPQLMQQVHPPKTPSV encoded by the exons ATGAAACCATTTTCTTCTATGACCATGAAGTTTGCAAACAGCTGGCTTGTTCTGTTTGTTATTTTACTCTGTGGCAAAAAACACTTTGGTACCAGAGTAGGGAATTCCTCTCATGAGGCTCACATATGTCCTGGGTGTTCTCGTCTTACTTTGAAAGTGGAGTTCACTTCGACAGTCGTGGAGCAtg AGTACATTGTGGCTTTTAATGGATACTTCACAACTAAAGCTCGAAGTAAATTTATTTCAAGTGCTCTAAAAAATAGTGATATTGAGAACTGGAGGATTGTACCTCGCAACAACCCGGCCAGTGACTATCCCAGCGATTTTGAAGTTATTCAGATCAACGAGAAGCAGAAGGATGGAGTCCTCACGCTGGAAGATCATCCAAACATCAAGCGTGTGACACCTCAGAAAAAGGTCTTTCGGTCACTCAAGTATTCGGAGT CTGatccagtgctgccctgcaaTGAGACCAGGTGGACTCAGAAGTGGCAGTCATCTCGCCCCTTGAGGAGAGCAAGTCTTTCTTTGGGTTCTGGCTTCTGGCACGCCACAGGCCGGCACTCGAGCAGGCGCCTGCTGAGAGCCATCCCTCGCCAGGTTGCCCAGACCTTGCAGGCAGATGTCCTCTGGCAGATGGGTTACACAG GTGCTGGTGTGAGAGTAGCAGTGTTTGACACTGGTTTGAGTGAGAAACATCCACATTTCAAAAATGTAAAGGAGAGAACAAACTGGACTAATGAGAGAACCTTGGATGATG GTTTAGGCCATGGGACTTTTGTAGCAGGTGTGATAGCCAGCATGAGGGAATGCCAGGGATTTGCTCCAAATGCTGAACTGCACATTTTCAGAGTGTTCACCAATAATCAG GTCTCATATACATCTTGGTTTCTGGATGCTTTTAATTATGCAATTTTAAAGAAGATAGATGTTCTGAATCTAAGTATTGGTGGGCCAGACTTCATGGATCATCCATTTGTTGACAAA GTTTGGGAGCTGACTGCCAACAATGTCATCATGGTCTCTGCTATTGGCAACGACGGCCCTTTATATGG GACTCTCAATAATCCTGCTGACCAAATGGATGTGATTGGAGTAGGTGGCATTGACTTTGAAGATAATATAGCTCGCTTTTCATCGAGGGGAATGACCACTTGG gagctgcctggaggtTATGGCAGAGTGAAGCCTGATATTGTTACTTACGGCTCTGGAGTGAGAGGGTCTGGTATGAAAGGTGGGTGCCGCTCCCTCTCTGGGACAAGTGTGGCATCTCCTGTGGTGGCAGGTGCTGTCACTCTCTTAGTGAG caCAGTTCAGAAGCGTGAAATGGTGAATCCAGCAAGTATGAAGCAGGCCCTTATTGCATCAGCACGGAGACTTCCTGGAGTCAACATGTTTGAGCAAGGACATGGCAAATTGGATCTTCTAAGAGCTTATCAGATCCTCAACAGCTATAAACCACAGGCCAG TTTGAGTCCAAGCTATATTGACTTGACCGAATGTCCCTACATGTGGCCCTATTGTTCTCAGCCCATATATTATGGAGGGATGCCAACTATTGTTAATGTTACTATCCTTAATGGCATGGGAGTCACTGGGAGAATTGTAGACAAG CCAGACTGGCAACCCTATCTCCCCCAAAATGGGGATAACATTGAAGTGGCTTTCTCCTATTCCCCTGTCTTGTGGCCTTGGTCTGGATACTTGGCAATTTCCATCTCTGTAGCAAAGAAAGCAGCATCTTGGGAAGGCATTGCTCAGGGTCATGTTATGATCACAGTATCATCTCCTGCAGAAAATGAA TCTAAGAATGGTGCAGAGCAGACTTCAACAGTGAAGCTTCCAATCAAAGTGAAGATTATTCCTACTCCACCTCGTAGTAAGCGAGTCCTTTGGGATCAGTATCATAACCTCCGCTATCCACCAGGATACTTCCCCAGGGATAATTTGAGGATGAAGAATGATCCATTAGATTG GAATGGTGACCATATCCACACGAACTTCAGGGACATGTACCAGCACCTCAGGAGCATGGGGTACTTTGTTGAGGTTCTTGGTTCCCCATTTACATGTTTTGATGCAAGTCAGTATG GAACTTTACTGATGGTGGACAGTGAGGAAGAGTATTTCCCTGAAGAGATCAGCAAGTTGAGGAGGGATGTTGATAATGGGCTCTCACTGATAGTCTTTAGTGACTGGTACAACACATCTGTGATGAGAAAAGTCAAGTTTTATGATGAAAACACAAG GCAGTGGTGGATGCCTGATACTGGAGGTGCTAATATACCAGCTCTCAATGATCTGCTTTCTGTCTGGAATATGGCCTTTAGTGATGGGCTGTATGAAGGAGATTTTACCATGGCAAGTCATGAAA TGAATTATGCATCGGGGTGCAGTATTGCAAAGTTCCCAGAAGATGGCATTGTCATTGCACAGACTTTCAAGGATCAGG GTCTCGAAGTTTTAAAACAGGAGACTGCTGTAATTGAAAATGTCCCTATTTTGGGGCTTTACCAAGTTCCTTCAGAAGGTGGTGGCAGAATAGTTCTGTATGGTGACTCCAACTGCCTGGATGACAGCCACCGGCAGAAAG ACTGCTTTTGGCTGCTGGATTCCCTGCTGCAGTACACGTCCTACGGGGTGATGCCGCCGAGCCTCAGCCATTCCGAGAGCAGGCAGCGGCCGCCGTCGGGAGCCGGCTCCGCCCTCCCCGAGCGCATGGAAG GTAACCATTTGCATAGATACTCAAAGGTGCTCGAGGCTCATTTGGGAGACCCTAAACCCCGGTCCCTTCCTGCTTGTCCTCACCTGTCCTGGGCCAAACCACAGCCTTTGAATGAAACTGCCCCCAG CAACCTTTGGAAACATCAGAAATTGTTGTCAATTGACCTTGATAAAGTGGCACTGCCCAGTTTTCGACAGAACCGACCCCAAGTGAGACCATTGTCCCCTGGAGAAAGTGGAGCCTGGGACATTCCTGGAG GTATAATGCCAGGCCGGTACAACCAGGATGTGGGACAGACCATCCCTGTCTTTGCCTTTCTCGGTGCCATGGTGGTCCTGGCGTTCTTTGTGGTGCAGATCAACAAAGCCAAGAGCAGGCCAAAGAGACGGAAACCGCGCGTGAAACGCCCGCAGCTGATGCAGCAGGTTCACCCACCAAAGACACCTTCAGTGTGA
- the HSDL1 gene encoding inactive hydroxysteroid dehydrogenase-like protein 1 yields MAAVDRFSLLYREISRSCSFYIEALAVVGAWYTVRKCVSLALDTYSALRLHVIPKLSGEIDLVKKYGKWAVVTGSTDGIGKAYAEQLAKHGVNIILVSRNKEKLEAVSRSISETYKVETDFIVADFSKGRELYPAIKEALKDREIGILVNNVGIFYSHTDYFTNLSEDTLWDLIHVNIASATMMTHIVLPGMVKKKKGAIVNLSSGVCYQPTPMLTVYGASKSYLDYFSRSLHYEYASKGIFIQSLVPFVTCTNMVAFSSTVSKRSILFPTAEEYASHAVSTLGLSIRTSGYWKHAIQLTLGECLPEWMWAWFALYLSRILRKEALAAKAK; encoded by the exons ATGGCTGCAGTGGATCGATTTTCCCTCTTGTACAGAGAAATCAGTCGCTCCTGCAGTTTCTATATAGAAGCCCTGGCTGTTGTTGGAGCTTGGTACACAGTCAGAAAGTGTGTGTCTCTGGCATTGGACACTTACAGTGCGCTCAGGCTGCACGTTATTCCAAAGCTGAGTGGGGAGATTGATCTCGTCAAGAAATACGGGAAATGGGCTGTGGTCACGG GTAGCACAGATGGTATTGGGAAGGCTTATGCTGAACAACTGGCAAAGCATGGTGTCAACATCATCTTAGTCAGCCGAAACAAAGAGAAGCTGGAGGCTGTATCCAGGAGCATATCTGAAACCTATAAAGTGGAAACAGATTTCATAGTAGCTGATTTCAGCAAGGGGCGTGAGCTTTACCCAGCCATTAAGGAGGCTctgaaagacagagaaattgggattttggtgAATAATGTAGGAATATTTTATTCCCACACAGACTATTTTACTAATCTGTCTGAGGATACGCTATGGGACTTGATCCATGTAAATATTGCTTCTGCTACCATGATGACACATATTGTGCTGCCAGGCATGgtaaagaagaagaaaggggCAATTGTGAATCTTTCTTCAGGAGTCTGTTATCAGCCAACACCAATGTTGACAGTCTATGGAGCCTCTAAA AGCTACTTGGACTATTTCAGTAGATCACTGCATTATGAGTATGCCTCTAAAGGAATTTTTATTCAGAGTCTAGTGCCATTTGTAACTTGTACAAATATGGTAGCATTCAGCAGCACTGTATCAAAGAGATCTATCCTTTTTCCTACTGCTGAAGAATATGCAAGTCATGCTGTTTCTACTCTTGGATTATCCATAAGGACCAGTGGTTACTGGAAGCATGCAATACAG TTGACGCTGGGCGAGTGCCTGCCGGAATGGATGTGGGCGTGGTTTGCACTCTATTTGAGCAGAATTCTACGCAAGGAAGCTTTGGCAGCCAAAGCAAAATAG
- the SLC38A8 gene encoding putative sodium-coupled neutral amino acid transporter 8 — protein MERAAGEARPLLPAAGRSNGLSPPGLSSAGAVFILLKSALGAGLLSFPWAFGRAGGAVPALLVELGSLLFLVSGLAVLGYAAARSAQPTYQGVVRAVCGAAVGKLCEVCFLLNLFMISVALLRVVGDQLEKLCDSLYPNGTLSGAPQLPPWYVDQRFTLSALCVLVIFPLSVPREIGFQKYSSILGTLAACYLTLVIILKYYLQAESLRLTEPPQPSRSSSWTSIFSVIPTICFGFQCHEACVAIYSSMRNQSFSHWVTVSVLSMLICLLIYSLTGLYGYLTFGEAVASDVLMSYPGNDPLVIVARLLFGISIVTIYPIVVLLGRSVVRDLWAAPKRGAAAGAAQERRSRVALTVSWMAATLGIALFVPDIGKVIELIGGISAFFIFIFPGLCLVCMTGTHSLGPRKRAALIAWGVLSVLGGAFVCGQSAALAVLGLLH, from the exons ATGGAGCGGGCGGCGGGCGAGGCCCGGCCCCTGCTGCCGGCCGCGGGCCGCTCCAACGGGCTCTCCCCGCCCGGGCTCTCCTCCGCCGGCGCCGTCTTCATCCTGCTCAAGTCCGCGCTGGGCGCGGGGCTGCTGAGCTTCCCCTGGGCCTTCGGCAGGGCGGGCGGGGCCGTGCCCGCGCTCCTGGTGGAGCTG GGCTCGCTGCTGTTCCTGGTCAGCGGGCTGGCCGTGCTGGGCTATGCCGCGGCCCGCAGCGCCCAGCCCACCTACCAGGGCGTGGTGCGGGCCGTGTGCGGGGCGGCCGTGGGGAAGCTCTGTGAGGTCTGCTTCCTCCTCAACCTCTTCATGATCTCCGTGGCCCTCCTCAGGGTGGTGGGCGACCAGCTGGAGAAAC TGTGTGACTCCCTGTACCCCAATGGGACTCTGAGTGGGgccccccagctgcccccctGGTACGTGGACCAGCGCTTCACCCTCTCAGCTCTCTGTGTCCTTGTCATCTTCCCGCTCTCCGTCCCCAGGGAGATCGGCTTCCAGAAGTACTCCAG CATCCTGGGCACCCTGGCTGCCTGCTACCTCACTCTGGTCATCATTCTGAAATACTACCTGCAGGCAGAGAGCCTGCGTTTGactgagcccccccagccctccAG GTCCTCCTCCTGGACCTCCATCTTCAGTGTCATTCCCACCATCTGCTTTGGCTTCCAG TGCCACGAGGCATGCGTGGCCATCTACAGCAGCATGCGCAACCAGAGCTTCTCCCACTGGGTCACCGTCTCTGTGCTCTCCATGCTCATTTGCCTGCTCATCTACTCCCTCACTG GGCTCTATGGCTACCTGACCTTCGGCGAGGCCGTGGCGTCCGATGTCCTGATGTCCTACCCAGGGAATGACCCGCTTGTCATCGTCGCCCGCCTGCTCTTTGGCATCTCCATCGTCACCATTTACCCCAtcgtggtgctgctgggcag aTCCGTGGTGAGGGACCTGTGGGCAGCCCCGAagcgcggggccgcggcgggcgcggcccaGGAGCGGCGCAGCCGGGTGGCACTGACGGTCTCCTGGATGGCCGCCACGCTGGGCATCGCCCTCTTCGTGCCCGACATCGGCAAAGTCATCGAACTCATCGGGGGCATCAGCGccttcttcatcttcatcttcccAG ggctgtgcctcgTGTGCATGACTGGGACCCACAGCCTCGGGCCACGCAAAAG ggctgctctcatcGCCTGGGGCGTTCTCTCCGTTCTCGGCGGTGCCTTCGTGTGCGGGCAGAGCGCTGCCCTggccgtgctggggctgctgcactGA
- the MBTPS1 gene encoding membrane-bound transcription factor site-1 protease isoform X1 codes for MKPFSSMTMKFANSWLVLFVILLCGKKHFGTRVGNSSHEAHICPGCSRLTLKVEFTSTVVEHEYIVAFNGYFTTKARSKFISSALKNSDIENWRIVPRNNPASDYPSDFEVIQINEKQKDGVLTLEDHPNIKRVTPQKKVFRSLKYSESDPVLPCNETRWTQKWQSSRPLRRASLSLGSGFWHATGRHSSRRLLRAIPRQVAQTLQADVLWQMGYTGAGVRVAVFDTGLSEKHPHFKNVKERTNWTNERTLDDGLGHGTFVAGVIASMRECQGFAPNAELHIFRVFTNNQVSYTSWFLDAFNYAILKKIDVLNLSIGGPDFMDHPFVDKVWELTANNVIMVSAIGNDGPLYGTLNNPADQMDVIGVGGIDFEDNIARFSSRGMTTWELPGGYGRVKPDIVTYGSGVRGSGMKGGCRSLSGTSVASPVVAGAVTLLVSTVQKREMVNPASMKQALIASARRLPGVNMFEQGHGKLDLLRAYQILNSYKPQASLSPSYIDLTECPYMWPYCSQPIYYGGMPTIVNVTILNGMGVTGRIVDKPDWQPYLPQNGDNIEVAFSYSPVLWPWSGYLAISISVAKKAASWEGIAQGHVMITVSSPAENESKNGAEQTSTVKLPIKVKIIPTPPRSKRVLWDQYHNLRYPPGYFPRDNLRMKNDPLDWNGDHIHTNFRDMYQHLRSMGYFVEVLGSPFTCFDASQYGTLLMVDSEEEYFPEEISKLRRDVDNGLSLIVFSDWYNTSVMRKVKFYDENTRQWWMPDTGGANIPALNDLLSVWNMAFSDGLYEGDFTMASHEMNYASGCSIAKFPEDGIVIAQTFKDQGLEVLKQETAVIENVPILGLYQVPSEGGGRIVLYGDSNCLDDSHRQKDCFWLLDSLLQYTSYGVMPPSLSHSESRQRPPSGAGSALPERMEVAGNHLHRYSKVLEAHLGDPKPRSLPACPHLSWAKPQPLNETAPSNLWKHQKLLSIDLDKVALPSFRQNRPQVRPLSPGESGAWDIPGGIMPGRYNQDVGQTIPVFAFLGAMVVLAFFVVQINKAKSRPKRRKPRVKRPQLMQQVHPPKTPSV; via the exons ATGAAACCATTTTCTTCTATGACCATGAAGTTTGCAAACAGCTGGCTTGTTCTGTTTGTTATTTTACTCTGTGGCAAAAAACACTTTGGTACCAGAGTAGGGAATTCCTCTCATGAGGCTCACATATGTCCTGGGTGTTCTCGTCTTACTTTGAAAGTGGAGTTCACTTCGACAGTCGTGGAGCAtg AGTACATTGTGGCTTTTAATGGATACTTCACAACTAAAGCTCGAAGTAAATTTATTTCAAGTGCTCTAAAAAATAGTGATATTGAGAACTGGAGGATTGTACCTCGCAACAACCCGGCCAGTGACTATCCCAGCGATTTTGAAGTTATTCAGATCAACGAGAAGCAGAAGGATGGAGTCCTCACGCTGGAAGATCATCCAAACATCAAGCGTGTGACACCTCAGAAAAAGGTCTTTCGGTCACTCAAGTATTCGGAGT CTGatccagtgctgccctgcaaTGAGACCAGGTGGACTCAGAAGTGGCAGTCATCTCGCCCCTTGAGGAGAGCAAGTCTTTCTTTGGGTTCTGGCTTCTGGCACGCCACAGGCCGGCACTCGAGCAGGCGCCTGCTGAGAGCCATCCCTCGCCAGGTTGCCCAGACCTTGCAGGCAGATGTCCTCTGGCAGATGGGTTACACAG GTGCTGGTGTGAGAGTAGCAGTGTTTGACACTGGTTTGAGTGAGAAACATCCACATTTCAAAAATGTAAAGGAGAGAACAAACTGGACTAATGAGAGAACCTTGGATGATG GTTTAGGCCATGGGACTTTTGTAGCAGGTGTGATAGCCAGCATGAGGGAATGCCAGGGATTTGCTCCAAATGCTGAACTGCACATTTTCAGAGTGTTCACCAATAATCAG GTCTCATATACATCTTGGTTTCTGGATGCTTTTAATTATGCAATTTTAAAGAAGATAGATGTTCTGAATCTAAGTATTGGTGGGCCAGACTTCATGGATCATCCATTTGTTGACAAA GTTTGGGAGCTGACTGCCAACAATGTCATCATGGTCTCTGCTATTGGCAACGACGGCCCTTTATATGG GACTCTCAATAATCCTGCTGACCAAATGGATGTGATTGGAGTAGGTGGCATTGACTTTGAAGATAATATAGCTCGCTTTTCATCGAGGGGAATGACCACTTGG gagctgcctggaggtTATGGCAGAGTGAAGCCTGATATTGTTACTTACGGCTCTGGAGTGAGAGGGTCTGGTATGAAAGGTGGGTGCCGCTCCCTCTCTGGGACAAGTGTGGCATCTCCTGTGGTGGCAGGTGCTGTCACTCTCTTAGTGAG caCAGTTCAGAAGCGTGAAATGGTGAATCCAGCAAGTATGAAGCAGGCCCTTATTGCATCAGCACGGAGACTTCCTGGAGTCAACATGTTTGAGCAAGGACATGGCAAATTGGATCTTCTAAGAGCTTATCAGATCCTCAACAGCTATAAACCACAGGCCAG TTTGAGTCCAAGCTATATTGACTTGACCGAATGTCCCTACATGTGGCCCTATTGTTCTCAGCCCATATATTATGGAGGGATGCCAACTATTGTTAATGTTACTATCCTTAATGGCATGGGAGTCACTGGGAGAATTGTAGACAAG CCAGACTGGCAACCCTATCTCCCCCAAAATGGGGATAACATTGAAGTGGCTTTCTCCTATTCCCCTGTCTTGTGGCCTTGGTCTGGATACTTGGCAATTTCCATCTCTGTAGCAAAGAAAGCAGCATCTTGGGAAGGCATTGCTCAGGGTCATGTTATGATCACAGTATCATCTCCTGCAGAAAATGAA TCTAAGAATGGTGCAGAGCAGACTTCAACAGTGAAGCTTCCAATCAAAGTGAAGATTATTCCTACTCCACCTCGTAGTAAGCGAGTCCTTTGGGATCAGTATCATAACCTCCGCTATCCACCAGGATACTTCCCCAGGGATAATTTGAGGATGAAGAATGATCCATTAGATTG GAATGGTGACCATATCCACACGAACTTCAGGGACATGTACCAGCACCTCAGGAGCATGGGGTACTTTGTTGAGGTTCTTGGTTCCCCATTTACATGTTTTGATGCAAGTCAGTATG GAACTTTACTGATGGTGGACAGTGAGGAAGAGTATTTCCCTGAAGAGATCAGCAAGTTGAGGAGGGATGTTGATAATGGGCTCTCACTGATAGTCTTTAGTGACTGGTACAACACATCTGTGATGAGAAAAGTCAAGTTTTATGATGAAAACACAAG GCAGTGGTGGATGCCTGATACTGGAGGTGCTAATATACCAGCTCTCAATGATCTGCTTTCTGTCTGGAATATGGCCTTTAGTGATGGGCTGTATGAAGGAGATTTTACCATGGCAAGTCATGAAA TGAATTATGCATCGGGGTGCAGTATTGCAAAGTTCCCAGAAGATGGCATTGTCATTGCACAGACTTTCAAGGATCAGG GTCTCGAAGTTTTAAAACAGGAGACTGCTGTAATTGAAAATGTCCCTATTTTGGGGCTTTACCAAGTTCCTTCAGAAGGTGGTGGCAGAATAGTTCTGTATGGTGACTCCAACTGCCTGGATGACAGCCACCGGCAGAAAG ACTGCTTTTGGCTGCTGGATTCCCTGCTGCAGTACACGTCCTACGGGGTGATGCCGCCGAGCCTCAGCCATTCCGAGAGCAGGCAGCGGCCGCCGTCGGGAGCCGGCTCCGCCCTCCCCGAGCGCATGGAAG TTGCAGGTAACCATTTGCATAGATACTCAAAGGTGCTCGAGGCTCATTTGGGAGACCCTAAACCCCGGTCCCTTCCTGCTTGTCCTCACCTGTCCTGGGCCAAACCACAGCCTTTGAATGAAACTGCCCCCAG CAACCTTTGGAAACATCAGAAATTGTTGTCAATTGACCTTGATAAAGTGGCACTGCCCAGTTTTCGACAGAACCGACCCCAAGTGAGACCATTGTCCCCTGGAGAAAGTGGAGCCTGGGACATTCCTGGAG GTATAATGCCAGGCCGGTACAACCAGGATGTGGGACAGACCATCCCTGTCTTTGCCTTTCTCGGTGCCATGGTGGTCCTGGCGTTCTTTGTGGTGCAGATCAACAAAGCCAAGAGCAGGCCAAAGAGACGGAAACCGCGCGTGAAACGCCCGCAGCTGATGCAGCAGGTTCACCCACCAAAGACACCTTCAGTGTGA